One window of Blastocatellia bacterium genomic DNA carries:
- a CDS encoding response regulator transcription factor — protein MKPTILIIEDDAELAHLLKQHLERGGRYEVEIALTGEEGLRALARRRPNALILDVNLPEMNGFELCRRLRSESATRRLPILLLTARTSESDKVLGLNLGADDYVTKPFSLRELEARLQALLRRTQEEEEPAFVYDDGTLYLDPAHFIVKVEGREIRLTRKEFALLALLARNPGRTLTREYLLDRIWGLAYYGDTRTLDVHVRNLRKKLGVEGYIETVVGIGYRFRPRSQGPFDTSL, from the coding sequence ATGAAGCCGACGATCTTGATCATCGAGGACGACGCCGAACTGGCTCATCTGCTCAAGCAACATTTGGAACGCGGAGGGCGATATGAGGTGGAGATCGCCCTGACGGGCGAGGAAGGCTTGCGGGCCCTCGCTCGACGGCGCCCAAACGCGCTCATTCTCGACGTGAACCTCCCGGAGATGAATGGATTCGAACTGTGCCGCCGCCTGCGCTCAGAGAGCGCGACGCGCCGGTTGCCGATCCTCTTGCTCACAGCGCGGACGAGCGAATCAGATAAGGTCCTCGGGTTGAACCTCGGAGCGGACGACTACGTGACCAAGCCCTTCAGCCTGCGCGAGCTGGAGGCGCGACTGCAAGCCCTGCTGCGCCGGACTCAGGAGGAGGAAGAGCCGGCGTTCGTTTATGATGATGGGACGCTCTATCTGGATCCGGCGCATTTCATCGTGAAGGTCGAGGGGCGCGAGATCCGGTTGACCCGAAAAGAGTTCGCGTTACTCGCCCTTTTGGCGCGCAATCCCGGTCGCACGCTCACGCGCGAATATCTGCTGGATCGCATCTGGGGTCTCGCCTACTATGGCGATACGCGCACGCTCGATGTGCACGTGCGCAATCTGCGGAAGAAGCTCGGCGTTGAAGGGTACATCGAGACGGTCGTCGGCATCGGCTATCGCTTCCGCCCCCGATCACAAGGACCTTTCGATACTTCGCTGTGA
- the phoU gene encoding phosphate signaling complex protein PhoU, with translation MADHLRPIDHDLNRLRDKLLMLGGRAEMAIARAIRALIERDSELAEQVIREDDKIDQLENEVDELCIDILVLRQPTASDLRFVIAAVKTAPAIERIADHAVNIARHVLRLNREPQLKIYFDIPEMAHIVQQMLLDGLDAFTSGDAEKALETIRHDDQADALYKRIYDELIELMTEDPTTVRRGAELLFIIKHLERIADYVTNICEQIVYMARGEVIKHHRGWPEP, from the coding sequence ATGGCCGATCATCTCAGGCCGATCGACCACGATTTGAATCGGCTGCGCGACAAGCTTCTGATGCTCGGCGGGCGGGCTGAGATGGCCATCGCTCGGGCGATCCGCGCCCTGATCGAGCGCGATTCGGAGCTGGCCGAACAGGTCATCCGGGAGGACGATAAGATCGACCAACTGGAGAACGAAGTGGATGAGTTGTGCATTGACATCCTCGTGCTCCGACAGCCGACGGCCTCGGATCTGCGCTTCGTCATCGCCGCGGTGAAGACGGCGCCGGCGATCGAGCGGATCGCCGATCACGCGGTGAATATCGCCCGTCATGTCCTCCGGCTGAATCGAGAGCCGCAGCTGAAGATCTATTTTGACATCCCGGAGATGGCCCACATCGTCCAGCAGATGTTGCTCGATGGCCTGGACGCATTCACGAGCGGAGACGCCGAGAAAGCGCTGGAGACGATCCGACACGATGACCAGGCCGACGCGCTCTACAAGCGCATCTACGATGAGTTGATCGAGCTCATGACCGAAGATCCGACGACCGTCCGACGGGGAGCGGAGCTGCTCTTCATCATCAAGCATCTGGAGCGCATCGCCGACTACGTGACGAACATCTGCGAGCAAATCGTCTACATGGCACGTGGCGAAGTCATCAAGCACCATCGCGGATGGCCAGAGCCATGA
- the pstB gene encoding phosphate ABC transporter ATP-binding protein PstB: MPVKVQVERFSFYYGDARVLHDITLGFPRNKVTALIGPSGCGKTTLLRAINRMNDLIPDTRAEGRILLDGENIYDPQVDVVRLRRRVGMVFQRSNPFPKTIFENVAYGLRVNGLVRNQRELHERVEESLRQAALWDEVKDRLHESALTLSGGQQQRLCIARALAVRPEVLLLDEPASALDPIATEKIEELIAELKRYYTIIIVTHNMQQAARVSDYTAFLWLGRLVEFNQTEKLFTVPREKLTEDYLTGRFG; this comes from the coding sequence ATGCCGGTGAAAGTCCAGGTCGAGCGGTTCAGCTTCTACTATGGGGACGCCCGGGTCTTGCACGACATCACGTTGGGGTTCCCGCGGAACAAGGTGACAGCCCTCATCGGCCCCTCAGGATGCGGGAAGACGACGTTGTTGCGCGCCATCAATCGCATGAACGATCTCATTCCAGACACGCGCGCGGAAGGACGCATCCTCTTGGACGGAGAGAACATCTACGATCCGCAGGTAGATGTCGTGCGCTTGCGGCGACGCGTGGGCATGGTCTTTCAGCGTTCGAATCCCTTCCCGAAGACGATCTTTGAGAACGTCGCCTATGGCTTGCGAGTGAACGGGCTGGTGCGCAATCAGCGAGAGCTGCATGAGCGCGTCGAGGAGAGCTTGCGTCAAGCCGCCCTCTGGGATGAGGTCAAGGATCGGTTACACGAATCGGCGCTCACGCTCTCCGGAGGACAACAGCAACGGCTCTGCATTGCCCGAGCGCTGGCCGTGCGACCGGAGGTCTTGCTCCTGGATGAACCGGCCTCGGCCCTAGATCCGATCGCCACCGAGAAGATCGAGGAGTTGATCGCGGAGTTGAAGCGCTACTACACGATCATCATCGTCACGCACAATATGCAACAGGCCGCTCGCGTCTCCGATTACACGGCTTTCCTTTGGTTGGGCCGTCTTGTAGAATTCAATCAAACGGAGAAATTGTTCACGGTGCCGCGTGAGAAGTTGACCGAAGATTATCTCACGGGGCGCTTCGGATGA
- a CDS encoding phosphate ABC transporter permease PstA has translation MLGIILGNIVWNGAGQITWDFLTTAPRAGMTEGGIFPAIFGTVALVILMTIAAVPIGVATAVYLREFIPGSNLSYAWARARAASSWRARLLEGMHVLEILLARATRAAVNNLAGVPSIVFGLFGLGFFVQFVGGSIDRLFYGGELTYGQPAILWAALTLALLTLPVVIVSTDEALRAVPRELREASLALGATRWQTIWRVVLPEALPGILTGAILAVSRGAGEVAPVLFTGAAYFLPYLPSRLNDQFMELGYHVFILSTQSPDVEKTKPLLYGTVLVLLLLTFALNVIAVLIRARVRRRLRARA, from the coding sequence ATGCTCGGGATCATCTTGGGGAACATCGTCTGGAACGGAGCCGGACAGATCACATGGGACTTTCTGACGACTGCGCCGCGCGCGGGCATGACTGAAGGGGGAATTTTCCCGGCGATCTTCGGGACGGTAGCGCTCGTCATCCTGATGACCATCGCCGCCGTTCCGATCGGCGTAGCGACAGCGGTGTACTTACGCGAATTCATCCCCGGATCGAATCTCTCCTACGCGTGGGCCCGCGCTCGCGCAGCGTCGTCCTGGCGCGCGCGCCTTCTGGAGGGGATGCACGTTCTTGAGATCCTCCTCGCACGAGCGACGCGCGCTGCCGTCAACAACTTGGCTGGCGTTCCCTCCATCGTCTTCGGCCTTTTCGGACTCGGGTTCTTCGTGCAATTCGTAGGTGGAAGCATTGACCGACTGTTCTACGGAGGAGAATTGACCTATGGGCAACCGGCCATCCTCTGGGCGGCGCTGACGCTGGCATTGCTCACGTTGCCCGTGGTGATCGTCTCCACCGATGAGGCGCTGCGCGCCGTGCCGCGCGAATTGCGCGAGGCGAGTTTAGCGCTAGGCGCCACGCGCTGGCAGACGATTTGGCGCGTCGTCTTGCCGGAGGCACTGCCCGGGATCCTCACCGGCGCCATTCTCGCTGTCAGCCGTGGGGCTGGAGAGGTCGCCCCAGTTCTCTTCACAGGCGCCGCGTACTTCCTTCCTTATCTGCCGAGTCGGCTGAACGATCAGTTCATGGAGCTCGGCTATCACGTTTTCATCCTTTCGACGCAATCTCCGGACGTGGAGAAGACCAAGCCTTTGCTCTATGGGACGGTCCTCGTCCTGCTCCTGCTCACGTTCGCCCTCAACGTCATCGCCGTGCTCATTCGCGCCCGCGTTCGACGGCGATTGCGGGCTCGCGCCTGA
- the pstC gene encoding phosphate ABC transporter permease subunit PstC, whose protein sequence is MKIGDDRRRLWADRWARRVILLLSLTAIATIVLIFIFIFREALPILTDPEIQREASLRHFFRPTEGPDLASRYMWQPIALVPKYSLIPLILGTLKTTLVALLIAAPLAIAAALYTSEFAPARVRETIKPAIELLAGIPSVVLGFFALIVLATWIQQLFGLETRLNAITAGTALALALIPIIYTVSEDALNAVPQSLREASLALGATRWQTATRVVLPAALPGIFASLILGFGRAVGETMIVLMASGNAAITSWQFTDSVRTLAATIAAELGEVVFGSPHYHVLFFIGALLFVVTFIVNSVGMYIIHRVQHRLRGGL, encoded by the coding sequence ATGAAGATCGGAGATGATCGGAGACGTTTGTGGGCCGACCGATGGGCGCGCCGTGTGATCCTTTTGCTCTCGCTCACGGCTATTGCGACGATCGTTCTCATCTTCATCTTCATCTTTCGAGAAGCGCTGCCGATCCTCACCGATCCGGAGATCCAGCGGGAAGCGAGCCTTCGTCACTTCTTCCGTCCGACGGAGGGGCCGGATCTGGCGAGCCGATACATGTGGCAACCCATCGCGTTGGTGCCCAAATATAGCCTCATTCCCCTCATCCTGGGGACGCTGAAGACGACACTGGTGGCTCTGCTGATTGCGGCGCCGTTGGCCATCGCCGCGGCGCTTTACACGTCCGAATTCGCGCCCGCGCGGGTTCGAGAAACAATCAAGCCAGCCATCGAGCTTTTAGCCGGCATCCCTTCGGTGGTCCTCGGGTTCTTCGCGTTGATCGTCCTCGCGACATGGATACAGCAACTGTTCGGACTCGAGACGCGATTGAACGCGATCACGGCGGGGACAGCGCTCGCCTTGGCGTTGATCCCGATCATTTACACGGTGAGCGAGGACGCGTTGAACGCCGTTCCGCAAAGTCTGCGTGAGGCGAGTTTGGCGCTGGGTGCCACGCGTTGGCAAACGGCGACGCGCGTCGTCCTGCCAGCCGCCTTGCCCGGCATCTTCGCCAGCCTCATCTTGGGCTTCGGGCGCGCCGTCGGGGAGACGATGATCGTGTTGATGGCCTCGGGGAATGCCGCGATCACGTCCTGGCAGTTCACGGATTCGGTGCGCACGCTGGCGGCGACGATCGCCGCCGAACTGGGGGAGGTCGTCTTCGGGAGCCCGCATTATCACGTCCTCTTCTTCATCGGGGCATTGCTCTTTGTCGTCACGTTCATCGTGAATTCGGTGGGGATGTACATCATCCACCGCGTCCAACACCGATTGCGAGGAGGGCTATGA
- a CDS encoding phosphate ABC transporter substrate-binding protein, translating to MRDVRGTNRWLSIGCGVLILWSLACSSRAPSDRARAVTVKGSDTMVILGQRFAEIYMQKHPGTVIQVTGGGSGTGIAALINGTTDIAQSSRPIKPAEAEQVKAKFGVEVIETPVALDGLAVYVHQSNPVSELSLAQLKAIYTGRITRWKDVGGPDLPIVLYSRENNSGTYVYFKEHVLENADFAPETQTLPGTAAVINAVAKDPKAIGYGGIAYGAGIKALKIKKDATAPAIAPTLENVISGQYPISRQLYFYTVGKPSNPVARDFIRWILSPEGQAVVKDVGYYPLPEEKRREVAQQWERDS from the coding sequence ATGAGAGACGTTCGTGGAACGAACCGATGGCTTTCCATTGGGTGCGGTGTCCTCATTCTCTGGAGCCTCGCTTGCTCTTCGCGCGCGCCGTCGGACCGCGCGCGCGCGGTCACCGTCAAAGGCTCGGATACGATGGTCATCCTGGGCCAGCGATTCGCTGAGATCTACATGCAGAAGCATCCGGGCACGGTGATTCAGGTCACGGGCGGGGGATCAGGGACTGGGATCGCGGCGTTGATCAACGGGACGACGGACATCGCGCAAAGTTCGCGTCCGATCAAGCCTGCCGAGGCCGAACAAGTGAAGGCCAAATTCGGCGTGGAGGTGATCGAGACGCCGGTCGCTCTCGATGGCTTGGCCGTGTACGTCCATCAGTCGAACCCCGTGAGCGAGCTGTCGTTGGCACAACTCAAAGCCATCTACACGGGACGAATCACGAGATGGAAGGATGTCGGTGGACCGGATCTCCCCATCGTCCTCTACAGCCGAGAGAATAATTCGGGCACTTACGTCTACTTCAAGGAGCACGTGCTGGAAAACGCCGATTTTGCTCCGGAGACGCAGACGCTTCCGGGGACGGCGGCGGTCATCAACGCCGTGGCGAAGGATCCGAAGGCCATCGGCTACGGCGGGATCGCCTACGGAGCGGGAATCAAGGCGCTCAAGATCAAGAAGGACGCGACGGCTCCGGCGATCGCTCCGACTCTGGAGAATGTCATTTCGGGTCAGTATCCGATCAGTCGGCAGTTATACTTCTACACGGTGGGGAAGCCGAGCAATCCGGTGGCGCGCGACTTCATCCGATGGATTCTCTCGCCCGAAGGACAGGCGGTGGTGAAGGACGTCGGGTATTATCCGCTGCCGGAGGAGAAGCGCCGAGAAGTCGCCCAACAATGGGAACGCGATTCGTGA
- a CDS encoding porin — protein MSDHGAQWTLVRRGFQMWILLLLFTPLLLANPPQSESSTELEALRKRVREQEQTIEHLKQQLAEQRRLLEELRQEVRALARRAGDAPEVANRASESGTVSGERLSSTTAQFLWSNGRPIFRSSDGDFELALSGEGQFDFRAYRQEPFAPSNTFLVRRFRLAASGRVLSRYEYRIQADFAERGTGLLRDGWLRVHVRPGLNLQVGHFKEPFSQEELRSAMHIDFVERAMATRIAPSRSPGLQLAGEIAGGKIAYQIGAFNGKGNLALNTTRTPEGVVRVHISPWPERNGHNGRHLSFGGAIALGRQRGGMSLSGQTESQSATFFAPRPVNGQLLRANGELTYLAGPFALRAEYNQMAQDRYQLGPNKTTLPAVVAKGYAAQATYVLTGEKKPENGPVIPRRAFLSFRPGERGWGAWEAKIRYSVLQLSDGMESARAETITWGLNWYLTPFVKYMLDLSMERFPAPPWGRAERSVSVLTRLQFAF, from the coding sequence ATGAGCGATCATGGGGCGCAGTGGACGCTCGTTCGGAGAGGGTTCCAGATGTGGATCCTTCTCCTGCTTTTCACCCCCCTGCTTCTAGCAAATCCGCCACAGTCGGAGTCTTCGACGGAGTTGGAGGCGCTGCGAAAGCGGGTGCGAGAACAAGAGCAGACAATCGAACATCTGAAGCAACAGCTAGCCGAACAGCGCCGGCTCCTCGAAGAGCTTCGCCAAGAGGTGCGGGCGCTGGCGCGCCGAGCTGGCGACGCGCCCGAAGTGGCGAATCGCGCTTCGGAAAGCGGGACCGTATCGGGAGAGCGCCTCTCTTCGACGACCGCGCAATTCCTTTGGTCGAACGGACGTCCAATATTCCGAAGCTCGGACGGAGATTTCGAACTGGCTCTCTCCGGAGAAGGGCAGTTTGACTTTCGCGCCTATCGGCAAGAGCCGTTCGCACCATCGAATACATTCCTCGTGCGCCGATTTCGGCTGGCCGCTTCTGGGCGAGTGCTCTCTCGCTACGAGTATCGGATTCAAGCGGATTTCGCGGAGCGCGGCACTGGACTGCTCCGAGATGGATGGTTGCGAGTACACGTGCGCCCGGGATTGAACCTGCAAGTTGGCCACTTCAAGGAGCCTTTCTCGCAAGAAGAACTGCGCAGCGCCATGCACATAGATTTCGTGGAGCGGGCGATGGCGACGCGGATCGCGCCGAGCCGAAGCCCTGGTCTGCAGCTGGCGGGAGAGATCGCCGGAGGGAAGATCGCCTATCAAATCGGCGCTTTCAATGGGAAGGGGAACCTCGCGTTGAATACGACGCGCACGCCGGAAGGTGTCGTGCGCGTGCACATCTCACCGTGGCCGGAGCGAAACGGCCATAATGGACGTCACTTGAGCTTTGGGGGAGCCATAGCGCTCGGTCGGCAGCGAGGGGGGATGAGCCTGAGTGGACAGACGGAGAGTCAGAGCGCCACGTTCTTCGCTCCGCGCCCGGTGAATGGACAACTGCTGCGCGCCAATGGGGAATTGACCTATCTGGCTGGTCCCTTCGCTCTGCGTGCCGAGTACAACCAAATGGCTCAAGACCGATATCAGTTGGGGCCGAACAAAACGACGCTGCCAGCCGTAGTCGCGAAAGGCTACGCCGCGCAAGCCACCTATGTGCTCACGGGGGAGAAGAAGCCGGAGAATGGTCCGGTCATCCCTCGCCGCGCCTTCCTCTCCTTTAGACCGGGAGAACGCGGGTGGGGCGCGTGGGAGGCGAAGATCCGATACTCGGTGTTGCAGCTCTCGGACGGGATGGAGTCGGCGCGGGCTGAGACGATCACATGGGGGCTGAATTGGTATCTGACGCCGTTCGTCAAGTATATGCTCGATCTCTCCATGGAGCGTTTCCCAGCGCCGCCGTGGGGCCGCGCGGAGCGCTCCGTCTCCGTGCTCACGCGGCTGCAATTCGCTTTCTGA
- a CDS encoding DUF4922 domain-containing protein, with protein MSRAWDERLLRDEELALPAADTTWRARVDALFREQSARWPALARGREALAQVLVREVPLGPVTILLQHNPLRLTSTTAAVDDEAVRRRPCFLCPEHLPDEERGLAYGREYVILCNPYPILDKHVTIVHREHIPQALAGRFDVLLDMAAALSPDFFLLYNGPKCGASAPDHLHFQAAVRAPLPIGRNFADQQLVMSAPGITISRTVSYPVPTLIYRATDRQQLCLWIAETLSALADITGSSEEPMLNLIVFAEMAPGDWHVTSTEWTVLVFPRARHRPSCFFAEEPKRLVISPAAIDLAGFVIVPIREHFERVTAQDLERIFSEVALSTEHFDELVARLRARRNFTQI; from the coding sequence ATGTCACGAGCATGGGACGAACGTCTGCTGCGCGATGAGGAACTCGCGCTCCCGGCTGCGGACACGACTTGGCGCGCCCGCGTGGATGCGCTCTTCCGGGAACAGAGCGCGCGCTGGCCAGCCCTCGCTCGAGGTCGGGAAGCGCTTGCTCAAGTGCTCGTCAGGGAGGTTCCGTTGGGACCGGTCACGATCCTCCTACAACATAATCCACTTCGGCTGACGAGCACGACAGCCGCCGTGGATGATGAAGCTGTGCGCCGGCGCCCGTGCTTCCTTTGTCCCGAACACCTCCCAGACGAAGAGCGCGGGCTCGCCTATGGACGCGAGTACGTGATCCTTTGCAACCCTTATCCCATTCTCGATAAGCACGTGACGATCGTTCACCGCGAGCACATCCCTCAAGCCCTTGCCGGGAGATTCGACGTCCTGCTCGATATGGCGGCCGCGCTCTCGCCGGATTTCTTCCTCCTCTACAATGGGCCGAAGTGCGGCGCATCAGCTCCGGATCACTTGCATTTTCAGGCTGCCGTGCGCGCCCCTTTGCCCATTGGACGGAATTTCGCCGATCAGCAGCTCGTGATGAGTGCGCCGGGGATCACGATCTCCCGCACCGTCTCCTACCCGGTGCCAACTTTGATCTACCGAGCGACAGATCGCCAGCAATTGTGCCTCTGGATTGCCGAGACGCTCTCCGCACTCGCGGATATAACTGGCTCCTCTGAGGAACCCATGCTCAACCTCATCGTCTTTGCGGAGATGGCGCCGGGAGATTGGCATGTCACCTCGACAGAATGGACGGTGTTGGTCTTTCCCCGCGCCCGCCATCGTCCGAGCTGTTTTTTCGCTGAGGAGCCAAAGCGCTTGGTGATCAGCCCGGCGGCTATTGATCTGGCGGGATTCGTGATCGTTCCCATTCGGGAACACTTCGAGAGAGTCACGGCCCAGGATCTGGAGCGCATCTTCTCCGAAGTCGCCCTCTCGACGGAGCACTTCGATGAATTGGTCGCTCGCCTGCGCGCGCGTCGAAATTTTACACAGATTTAA
- a CDS encoding GNAT family N-acetyltransferase: MPVLSLASSDEMRAILAETHVLWGEGMQFDDYLAFVWAQMESPWGRENFRYLVWKEGALVLSSLKLYRLHARCGSRHVILGGIGAVYTPRAHRGHGHARAMLAAVLERLRAEGVHGALLFSDIGTAYYQRLGFRPLPSHEFVVPLAAIPVREGSLLEVERIQDADWSDVERLYERATASDPFVLSRSPTYWAHWRQKEQERMRHLPAGMKSPRHWIARREGESVGYALTVVEPPTLVLKELIVADEAQETAEALLAAIRRDGEALGAAQLIGWWPPLAWSRFLVSEHIRPRPRVRELTMMASLDPTFDVERLTAWGDLFWGTDHF; this comes from the coding sequence ATGCCTGTCTTGAGCCTAGCGTCGTCGGATGAGATGCGCGCGATCCTCGCGGAGACGCATGTCCTCTGGGGGGAAGGGATGCAGTTCGACGACTACCTCGCCTTCGTATGGGCGCAGATGGAGAGTCCGTGGGGGCGGGAGAACTTCCGATACCTCGTGTGGAAGGAAGGGGCGCTTGTCCTGAGCAGCCTGAAACTCTACCGATTGCATGCGCGGTGCGGTTCACGGCATGTGATCCTTGGCGGGATCGGCGCCGTATACACCCCTCGAGCGCATCGCGGCCACGGCCATGCGCGCGCGATGCTCGCCGCCGTCCTGGAACGCTTGCGGGCGGAAGGGGTTCATGGTGCGCTCCTCTTCTCGGACATTGGGACGGCGTACTATCAACGGCTCGGGTTTCGCCCACTTCCCTCGCACGAATTCGTTGTGCCGCTGGCCGCCATTCCGGTGCGCGAAGGTTCCCTTCTTGAGGTCGAGCGGATTCAGGACGCGGATTGGTCAGACGTCGAACGCCTCTATGAGCGAGCGACGGCTTCGGATCCGTTCGTCCTGTCTCGATCCCCGACCTATTGGGCGCATTGGCGGCAGAAGGAACAGGAGCGCATGAGGCACTTGCCTGCGGGCATGAAGTCGCCGCGACACTGGATCGCGCGACGCGAGGGAGAGAGTGTGGGATACGCACTGACGGTCGTGGAGCCGCCCACGCTCGTCCTCAAAGAGCTGATCGTCGCCGATGAGGCTCAAGAGACCGCTGAGGCTCTTCTGGCGGCGATCCGACGAGATGGAGAAGCGCTCGGCGCCGCGCAACTCATCGGATGGTGGCCGCCGCTGGCGTGGTCGCGCTTTCTCGTGAGCGAACACATTCGCCCGCGTCCGCGAGTGCGGGAGCTGACGATGATGGCTTCTCTCGATCCCACGTTCGATGTGGAGCGGCTCACCGCTTGGGGGGACTTATTCTGGGGGACTGATCACTTTTAA
- a CDS encoding ATP-dependent Clp protease ATP-binding subunit: protein MGRAIEESRHRDHNIVAPEHLLAALIEVERSLFNEVMQSLNIDPQAVIRALNEQLSVARQFTGRGVRLDPSCRTILKLALDRARSMGRNEIDSSDLFVALFQDRDSVPVELMRRLGADPDVVLQKIITRVRSREEREERFRRRYELPPYLKHFGVSFNKLAREDKLPPLIGREKELRQVMEILCHRERANSVMLVGDPGVGKTAIVEGLAQLIEFHPERVPPRLRNAHIVGLQMSGVVAGTMLRGMFEERLHGIINEVKERENIILFIDEAHTIIGAGAALGVSNDAANIFKGALARGEIRIIGATTMTEYKEYIAEDEALARRFRVVKVEEPTLEETRQILKGIKPRLERNYSVTISEEAIETALEMAPRYLRGLHLPDKVIGWLDTAAVKVEIEQPEERIVRPEHVIEVISQDSRIPKDMIFRDTTERFKEMEEALSRRVVGQKEAIRAVARRLRLNKGPLKENFYRPDGVLLFLGPTGVGKTELAKAVAEFMFGDENKMIRIDCSEYQDGTIGIEKLIGMPRGIVGSERGGILTEALRDNPFTVLLIDEVEKASIYLMQLFLQAFDEGWITDGRGKKVYLSDAIVIMTSNLGSDRYKKYLNPLGFAPQNKDTLEQIKREIIKAAEDHFSPEFRNRIDEIIVFSPLTREEVREIARLYLEKTRAQMAKYNKSLTVTEAALDRLVEMGYSLQFGARFLKRTIDEHVKLPITQMWKEADHFLVDVKENEIQVHPLEAVVV from the coding sequence ATGGGGCGAGCCATCGAGGAATCTCGCCACCGGGATCACAATATCGTCGCGCCCGAGCACCTCTTGGCAGCTCTCATCGAGGTCGAGCGTTCACTCTTCAACGAGGTCATGCAAAGCCTCAACATTGATCCGCAGGCCGTCATCCGCGCCTTGAACGAGCAATTGTCGGTCGCGCGTCAGTTCACCGGGCGCGGCGTACGCCTGGATCCTTCCTGTCGCACGATCTTGAAGTTGGCGTTGGATCGCGCTCGCTCCATGGGGCGCAATGAGATTGACTCCTCGGATCTCTTCGTCGCTCTCTTCCAAGATCGCGATAGCGTGCCCGTGGAGCTGATGCGGCGGCTCGGCGCAGACCCGGACGTCGTCTTGCAAAAGATCATCACGCGCGTGCGCTCGCGCGAGGAGCGGGAAGAACGCTTCCGTCGTCGCTACGAATTGCCTCCCTATCTGAAGCATTTCGGCGTCAGCTTCAATAAGCTCGCTCGCGAGGATAAGCTGCCACCGCTCATCGGTCGAGAGAAGGAGCTGCGGCAGGTGATGGAGATCCTCTGCCACCGCGAGCGCGCTAATTCCGTCATGCTCGTCGGAGATCCGGGCGTTGGGAAGACGGCTATTGTCGAAGGGCTCGCGCAGCTCATCGAATTCCACCCCGAACGCGTCCCCCCGCGTTTGCGGAATGCCCACATCGTGGGCTTGCAGATGTCGGGCGTCGTCGCCGGGACGATGCTGCGGGGAATGTTCGAGGAACGTTTGCACGGCATCATCAACGAGGTCAAAGAGCGCGAGAACATCATCCTCTTTATTGACGAAGCGCACACGATCATTGGCGCGGGTGCGGCGCTGGGCGTCTCCAATGACGCCGCCAATATCTTCAAAGGTGCTCTCGCTCGAGGCGAGATCCGCATCATCGGGGCGACGACGATGACCGAATACAAGGAGTACATCGCCGAGGATGAAGCCCTCGCCCGCCGCTTCCGCGTTGTCAAAGTCGAGGAACCGACGCTCGAAGAGACGCGCCAGATCCTGAAAGGGATCAAGCCCCGATTGGAACGCAACTACTCGGTGACGATCTCCGAGGAAGCCATTGAGACGGCCCTGGAGATGGCGCCGCGATACCTGCGCGGGCTCCACTTGCCGGATAAGGTCATCGGCTGGTTGGACACGGCGGCCGTCAAGGTCGAGATCGAGCAGCCGGAGGAGCGGATCGTTCGTCCTGAGCACGTCATCGAGGTCATCTCCCAAGATTCCCGCATCCCCAAGGACATGATCTTCCGCGACACGACCGAGCGTTTCAAGGAGATGGAGGAGGCCCTCAGCCGTCGCGTCGTCGGCCAGAAAGAAGCCATTCGCGCCGTCGCCCGTCGCCTTCGACTGAATAAGGGCCCGCTCAAGGAGAACTTCTATCGTCCCGATGGCGTCTTGCTCTTCCTCGGTCCGACGGGCGTCGGGAAGACGGAACTGGCGAAGGCCGTCGCCGAATTCATGTTCGGCGACGAGAACAAGATGATCCGCATTGATTGCTCGGAATATCAGGACGGCACCATCGGTATCGAGAAGCTCATCGGCATGCCGCGCGGCATCGTCGGGAGCGAGCGCGGCGGCATCCTCACCGAAGCGCTGCGCGACAACCCCTTCACGGTCCTCCTCATTGACGAAGTCGAGAAAGCGTCCATCTATCTCATGCAGCTCTTCCTCCAAGCTTTCGACGAGGGCTGGATCACCGACGGGCGCGGGAAGAAGGTCTATCTCTCGGACGCCATCGTCATCATGACCTCGAACCTGGGGAGCGATCGGTACAAGAAGTACTTGAATCCGCTGGGCTTCGCTCCGCAGAACAAGGACACATTGGAGCAGATCAAGCGAGAAATCATCAAGGCGGCGGAAGATCACTTCTCCCCCGAGTTCCGCAATCGCATTGACGAGATCATCGTCTTCTCCCCGCTCACGCGCGAGGAGGTGCGCGAGATCGCGCGCCTGTATCTGGAGAAGACGCGCGCGCAGATGGCCAAGTACAACAAGAGCCTGACCGTGACCGAAGCCGCCTTGGATCGGCTCGTCGAGATGGGGTACAGCCTTCAGTTCGGGGCTCGCTTCCTCAAGCGCACGATTGATGAACACGTGAAGCTCCCGATCACGCAGATGTGGAAGGAGGCCGATCACTTCCTCGTGGACGTGAAGGAGAACGAGATCCAGGTGCATCCCTTGGAAGCCGTCGTCGTGTGA